One genomic window of Ziziphus jujuba cultivar Dongzao chromosome 4, ASM3175591v1 includes the following:
- the LOC107415875 gene encoding expansin-A22 codes for MAANSIYQCLITLAAIVVLVEARSGQNIRIHEKVDGTWYDAHATFYGDMGGAETMQGACGYGDLFKQGYGLANTALSTALFNNGLTCGACFEITCVNDPNWCIPKAPPIRVTATNFCPPNYSKPHDNWCNPPQKHFDLSMAMFTKIAYYKAGIVPVRYRRVTCTKTGGVKFEVKGNPNWLIVLIYNVGGAGDVSNVKIKGSSGGWIQMSRNWGQNWQTGTVLVGQSLSFQVTTSDGKMVEFDNAAPKNWQFGQTFDGKINF; via the exons ATGGCTGCGAATAGTATTTATCAGTGCTTGATCACTTTAGCAGCCATAGTGGTTCTGGTTGAAGCTAGATCGGGTCAAAATATCAGGATTCATGAGAAAGTTGATGGAACTTGGTATGATGCCCATGCAACGTTTTACGGTGACATGGGCGGGGCAGAAACCATGC AAGGAGCATGTGGGTACGGTGATCTCTTCAAGCAAGGTTATGGGTTGGCAAACACAGCCCTGAGCACAGCCCTTTTCAATAATGGGCTAACCTGCGGTGCTTGTTTTGAGATAACCTGCGTGAATGATCCCAATTGGTGCATACCAAAAGCCCCTCCCATTAGAGTCACAGCCACCAACTTTTGCCCACCAAATTATTCAAAGCCACATGATAACTGGTGCAACCCCCCACAGAAACACTTCGACCTCTCAATGGCCATGTTCACAAAGATTGCATATTACAAAGCTGGGATTGTTCCCGTTCGCTATCGCCGAGTGACATGCACTAAGACAGGAGGTGTCAAGTTTGAAGTCAAGGGAAATCCCAATTGGTTGATTGTTTTGATATACAATGTTGGAGGCGCTGGTGATGTTTCTAATGTCAAGATTAAGGGATCTTCAGGTGGGTGGATTCAGATGTCTAGAAACTGGGGGCAGAATTGGCAGACTGGGACGGTCTTGGTAGGGCAAAGCTTGTCGTTTCAGGTGACTACCAGTGATGGGAAAATGGTGGAGTTTGATAATGCAGCACCTAAAAACTGGCAATTTGGCCAAACCTTTGAtgggaaaatcaatttttag
- the LOC107415934 gene encoding F-box protein At5g39250 — protein sequence MICEEVLKAVFPLLEGVDLASCMAVSKQWRSLAQDDYLWKCLCAKRWPSICKRPNPPTVTYYKLYQTFYKRQHCRTLLPPRLSFDDLEFFIDVWTEDRLIFSEVVPGPVLQTGIKIPPAGICDMLRFHLEGPEYKMTLPVEPRFKVPLSQTVSVSVLVGRKDTNKVACIINKSMFDYIDRTAFRALAFDYLDFSPIYYFISGIRAWISLLFMEDGSDSVIDVFGIEMDFCDAANSKEEVLWLLDMLDWR from the coding sequence ATGATATGTGAAGAAGTTTTGAAGGCTGTTTTCCCTTTACTGGAGGGTGTGGACCTTGCTTCTTGTATGGCAGTGTCCAAGCAATGGAGAAGCTTAGCTCAAGATGATTACTTGTGGAAATGCTTATGTGCCAAGAGATGGCCTTCGATCTGCAAGAGACCTAATCCTCCCACTGTAACCTACTACAAGTTATATCAAACTTTCTATAAACGCCAGCATTGTCGAACTCTTCTCCCTCCAAGACTTTCCTTTGatgatttagaattttttattgaCGTCTGGACCGAGGATCGATTAATCTTCTCAGAAGTGGTTCCGGGCCCTGTTCTACAGACTGGTATTAAGATTCCACCAGCTGGAATTTGTGATATGCTTAGGTTTCATCTCGAGGGCCCTGAGTACAAGATGACTCTACCAGTTGAGCCAAGGTTCAAAGTTCCTCTGAGCCAGACTGTGAGTGTTTCAGTACTTGTGGGGCGCAAGGATACCAATAAGGTTGCTTGCATTATAAATAAATCTATGTTTGATTATATTGATCGGACAGCATTTAGGGCTCTGGCGTTTGACTACCTTGACTTTTCACCTATATATTACTTCATTTCGGGTATCCGCGCATGGATCTCCCTGCTTTTCATGGAAGATGGAAGTGACTCTGTCATTGATGTTTTTGGGATTGAAATGGATTTCTGTGATGCTGCAAACTCCAAGGAAGAGGTTTTATGGCTATTGGATATGCTTGACTGGAGGTGA